The Pseudoliparis swirei isolate HS2019 ecotype Mariana Trench chromosome 17, NWPU_hadal_v1, whole genome shotgun sequence sequence AGGAGGAGAATGGGCGGGCCTGTGCCACGATGAATggcgtggaggaggaagaatgcGCGGAAGACTTGCGCGTGGCCGGGGCCGAGGTCGCCGGCTCGCCGCCGGGCCCCGAAGCCAGAGCCTTCTCCTCGGCCGCCGGTGGCATCCGGCTACCCAACGGGAAGCTCAAGTGCGATATCTGTGGGATAGTTTGCATTGGGCCCAATGTGTTGATGGTGCACAAGCGAAGCCACACGGGTAAGCCCCCCACACTCCTTCTTGCCCTTTGCACATGTTCAGTGTCGGCGGCGAGGAGCGAGGAGGCGCCGCAGAGCGTCTCCTCGACTCTAAAGGACTAAATGAAGCCGGCTCTCCTGCAGCGTGCATGAGTGCACTCCCTCTGTCGGCGCTCTCAGACTCCGGAGTTGCATGTAAGCCTTCCTGTCGGGCGTGAAATAGACTCTGAGCGTACCATTAGCATTTATTATTGTTCGTCTAAATTACCACATAACTAGAAACAGAGTGATCAAATTAATACGGCGATAAAGTCTCAGAGAAGAAACTCGGTCCGAAAAAACAGGATCAATGCGCCGCGATTCAATGGGATCGCTATGAAGGGACAATTATACGtctattaaaagttttttcaaaTTTCAAAATGTATATTCTATTGTAATGAAGCCAAACCAGTGGTGgggaacatttttgaaaaaggCACTTAACTGTCAAGCTTTAGAAACTAATGAAAGTCAAAATGGAAGAAAGGAACACTCGACTAATGtaaatgcaaaagaaagtacaaTAAATGATATAATGAAGTGCCTCCTATTTAAATAGAAAATACTGTGAGTCTCTGCTCCtgaaatgcatttttaatgaaTTTCCTTTTTTCTATATGTTTGCTGCTTCACTGGTGACTCTTATTTTATGGGGGGCCACATTAAAACGTCCTCGCAAAATGCCACAACACTCGCTGCAGATCGGTTTATTCCAGAGGCGCTGATCAGGAAGACTGGCTCTCAACACAAAGTGTTTCCTCCGCTTTATTCAAATGAGGCTGCATTTGCATTGTGATGCGCCGCTCTTATTttagagatgaagaagaggaaaaaatgaGATTCTCAGATCAAATTGACCCAGGCGATGGAGCAGCACGGAGCTGGCGGGCTGCGTCTGAAAGGCTCTTGTTCCATCAGAGCCGGGGGAgccgggggagagagagggtgtcaCTCTGCGCGGCGCCCGCCCGGCTGCCGGAGACGCTCCATCATCCGGCAGCTTGTAGTGCGGCGACCCCTCGTTCCCCGGCCtcctcgtcacacacacactctgcgccTCCATCAGCGGAGGGATGGAGGGCGGGGAGGGCGGGGCATTAGGAGAACAGAACATACGGGCGGGGTAGAGCGCCCACGCCGCCCTCACCGCCGCGCCGCTTGTGTCCTCAGGAGAACGTCCGTTCCAGTGCAGCCAGTGCGGCGCCTCCTTCACCCAGAAGGGGAACCTGCTGCGCCACATCAAGCTGCACTCGGGGGAGAAACCCTTCAAGTGTCACCTGTGCAGCTACGCGTGCCGCCGGAGGGACGCCCTCACCGGACACCTGCGCACCCACTCAGGTGAGGGCCAGAGGTCACCACGCTGACCCTCAGGGGGCTCCTCCTCTGCAGGTGGTACGtggtagctcctcctcctctgcaggtgGTACGTGGTagctcctccttctctgcaggTGGTACGtggtagctcctcctcctcggtacCTATAGATTTGACTGTAACTCTAGGTGTAATCTCTAATGTGTCACTAAACCTAATATAAAGGTAATATCATGCCATGCAGCACTGTGATGCTGATctaatcttgttgttgttgttttgtctctgCAGTTGGAAAACCCCACAAGTGTGCTTACTGTGGGCGGAGCTACAAGCAGCGCAGCTCATTGGAGGAGCACAAGGAGCGATGTCACAACTACCTGCAGTGCATGGGGCTGCAGAGCAGCCTCTACACAGGTGGGTCAGACGCACAACGCACACTACACACGACAtaccacacactacacaccgcacgctacacactacacactacacacttcAAACTACACACTACAGGGTCACCTGGGTGCAGGACTCGCTCTGCATGTTCTCCATGAAGGTCACTAAAGGTCAAGCTCATGTCATCTGAATGCTTCAGTCTTCAGGGACCAGAGTGTGTTGTCACGTGTTGCTGTAGAGACGTGTGCAGAGGGAACACGTCTTACCTCACCTGAGCATGAACAATACTCATGATTACGTAAGACCCTCCGGACCGGCAGAAGACCCCCGTGTGTCGTCATCACCTGAAACGCGAGCCGCTCTCGTTGCCCTGACTGACTCCACTTCTCTTGCTTTCCAGTAGTAAAGGAAGAAAGCATCCAGAGTGAGCCGAGGGAAGCCTTAAGCCAGGCGGGCTGTGACAGAGGCCTGGTGCTAGACAGGCTAGCCAGTAACGTAGCTAGGCGTAAGAGCACTATGCCCCAGAGGTTTGTGGGTAAGGGATGACCTCTGATTcctttgtttgtgttctttactTTGTATTTCAGTACATTGTGCCTTGAACTTGTTGAATGCGTGTTTACagcgtgtgtccatgtgtgtaatGACGTCACATTGAgatcaatcaaactttttatttcagactccATATAGTACAAAACACTAAAATAGAGTAAAATAACTCCAATGCTTTAGACAGCTGGACCAAAGTCTCCACAGCTCAACTTTATGTTTCATAAgaccatgatgatgtcatcaacccagcagatacatgtgtacataagaTTTATTAAAACGCTTTGGAGGTGTTAACCCCTGCGGCCTCACACACGTCctggactcctccccctctccagcagtatgacatcatcatgaggcTCTTTGTGTAGAGAGGCGTCCGGATGCTTCAGAGAAGAAGCTTCACGGGCCTGGAGGAGCCGTTAGACGGGGTCCAGGTCCGGTGAAGGTCTAACCTCCTGGTCTCGGCCCTCAGGAGACAAGCGCCTGTCGGACCTCTCCTACGACGGCGGGCCCGGCGAGCTGATCCAGCCCCACGTCATCGACCAGGCCATCAACAGCGCCATCAGCTACCTGGGGGCGGAGTCTCTGCGGCCCCTGGTCCAGACCTCGCCGGCCTCCTCGTCCGACGTGGGCCCCGGCTCCCTGTACCCGCTGCACGCGGCGGCGCCCGAGGGCCACGGGGGGGCGGGCAGCGACAGCGCGGCCGAgaacctgctgctgctctccaaCTCCAAGTCGGCCTCCAGCGAGAAGGACGGCTCGGCGAGCGGCCGCGACTCCACGGACACCGAGAGCACCGGCGAGGAGCGGCCCGGCGGCGCGGCGTCCGGCCTCATCTACCTGACCAACCACATCACCTCGGGGCCCAGGAACGGCGTGCCGGTGAAGGAGGAGCAGCGGCGCCAGTACGACGCCATCCGGGCCGGCGCGGAGACGCCGTCCGAGGGCTTCGCGGTGGTGGCGGCCGACGGCGAGCCGGTGCGGGCGTACCGCTGCGAACACTGCCGGGTCCTCTTCCTGGACCACGTCATGTACACCATCCACATGGGCTGCCACGGCTTCACGGACCCGCTGCAGTGCAACATGTGTGGCCACCGCAGCCACGACCGCTACGAGTTCTCCTCACACATCACACGGGGGGAGCACCGCtactgagagggagggagggagggagggggagagagagagagagagagagagagagagagagagagagagagagagagagagaaacacactgagagggagagagagagagagaaacacactgagagggagagagagagagagagagagagagagagagaaacacactgagagggagagagggagagagagagagagagagagagagagagagagagagagagagagagagagagagagagagagagagagagagagagagagaaacacactgagagggagagagggagagagagagagagagaaacacacagagggagggagagagagagagagagagagagagagagagagagagagagagagagagagagagagagagagttcctcTGAGTCACACAGTGCAACATGTTGGTGTGTTTTATACGGAGCATGTTTGTTTCCTGaacaactttacattttttattttatttccatgtTCAGAAAGTAGAGAAGTTCacctgtcccctgtctcctgtctcctctctcctgtcccctatctcctgtcccctgtctcctatctcctgtctcatgtcccctgtctcctatctcctgtctcatgtcccctgtctcctgtcccctgtctcctgtctcatgtcccctgtctcctgtctcctgtcccctgtctcctgtctcctgtcccctgtctcctgtctcatgtcccctgtctcatgtctcctatctcctatctcctgtctcatgtcccctgtctcatgtctcctgtcccctatctcctgtcccctgtctcctctctcctgtcccctatctcctgtctcatgtcccctgtctcatgtctcctatctcctgtctcctgtcccctaTCTCCTGTCACATGTCTCCTGTcccctctcttctgtctcctgtcaccAGTCATTATGTCTCCTGTCCCctatctcctgtctcatgtcccctgtcccctctcttctgtctcctgtcccctATCTCATGTCCCCtatcatgtcccctgtctcctgtcaccagtcatcatgtctcctgtcccctctctcctgtctcctgtcaccAGTCATCATGTCTCCTGTCACCAGTCATCATGTCTCCTGTCACCAGTtatcatgtctcctgtctcctgtcccctgtctcctaTCACCTGTCCTCTATCTCCTGTCACCTGTTCATGACGCTCAGTGAACAGCAGCTTTTACATTCTGTACTTacaagttgcaaaatgtataaaatgtatttttatttctagAAGGTGAAACGTGTCcttggtcatgtgacctggacgtgtccgcggtcacgtgacccggGCGTGTCCATATTATTTATGTTGATATTTATTCGTGTCTGTagttctcctctgtcctcgccGTTGGAGCTGGTTCTGATCTTTTAGTTCCCTGACGCTCAGAACCTCACCGGGCCGGATGGAGCCGCTTGCTAAATATCAATAAAGGATATTTTATATCAACCCAACGAGctgctgtctgtgttcctgagaCGATGTTCAGCACGTGAAGAGCCCGAGTCACTTCAAAACGCTTTAGAAAGTCAATAGTTATTATCTCTCtatttgtttgtctctctgcataaagagttttaataataataacaacaaacaacattcaGACAACATATCACTTAAATTAAGAACTATAAAACAAATTTACGTTTTTATTATAGttcttgattttttaaatgatttattatttattattatttattaattatatattatttgttatgaataattattatgtattttttatgattattatgtattattaatagTGAGTGgaggtcctcctctgtcttctcaGGTGTTTTTACTCACCTGTCAACGTGCCTCACACTAAAGTTTGACCTGAAGACGTAAATGGATGGAGATTATATTTTACTTCTGAAATAATGAAGTTGAGATGTCGCTCAAGATGTCAGAGAAGAGaacgacacacacgcacacgcacacgcacacacacacacacacacacacacacacacacacacacacacacacacacacacacacacacacacagggggggatTTGCATGATAGGGATAATTTGGCCAACCAGCTCTCGGCTGCCAGGATCCCAAATCTCACTTCCCCTTTAAGAATCTAACCGTGTCAGTACTCAGGGGTCAGTCCTCAGGGGTCAGTCCTCAGGGGTCAGTGGTCAGTCCTCGGGGGTCAGTCCTCAGGGGTCAGTCCTCGGGGGTCAGTGGTCAGTCCTCGGGGGTCAGTActcgggggtcagtactcagggGTCAGTCCTCAGGGGTCAGTCCTCAGGGGTCAGTCCTCAGGGGTCAGTCCTCAGGGTCAGTCCTCGGGGGTCAGTACTCGGGGGTCAGTCCTCAGGGTCAGTCCTCAGGGTCAGTCCTCAGGGTCAGTACTCAGGGTCAGTCCTCAGGGGTCAGTACTCGGGGGTCAGTCCTCAGGGTCAGTCCTCAGGGTCAGTCCTCAGGGTCAGTCCTCGGGGGTCAGTACTCGGGGGTCAGTActcgggggtcagtactcagggGTCAGTACTCAGGGGTCAGTCCTCAGGGTCAGTCCTCAGGGTCAGTACTCAGGGGTCAGTCCTCAGGGGTCAGTACTCGGGGGTCAGTCCTCAGGGTCAGTCCTCAGGGTCAGTCCTCGGGGGTCAGTACTCGGGGGTCAGTACTCGGGGGTCAGTCCTCGGGGGTCAGTACTCGGGGGTCAGTActcgggggtcagtactcaggggtcagtcctcaggggtcagtactcaggggtcagtactcaggggtcagtactcaggggtcagtcctcagggtcagtactcgggggtcagtactcaggggtcagtcctcagggtcagtactcgggggtcagtactcgggggtcagtactcagggGTCAGTACTCAGGGTCAGTActcgggggtcagtactcagggTCAGTCCTCAGGGTCAGTACTCAGGGGTCAGTCCTCAGGGTCAGTACTCGGGGGTCAGTACTCGGGGGTCAGTACTCGGGGGTCAGTACTCGGGGGTCAGTCCTCAGGGGTCAGTACTCAGGGGTCAGTACTCAGGGTCAGTCCTCAGGGTCAGTACTCGGGGGTCAGTActcgggggtcagtactcagggTCAGTCCTCAGGGTCAGTACTCAGGGTCAGTACTCGGGGGTCAGTCCTCAGGGGTCAGTActcgggggtcagtactcagggGTCAGTCCTCAGGGGTCAGTCCTCGGGGGTCAGTACTCGGGGGTCAGTACTCGGGGGTCAGTACTCGGGGGTCAGTCCTCAGGGGTCAGTCCTCAGGGTCAGTACTCGGGGGTCAGTCCTCAGGGTCAGTCCTCGGGGGTCAGTActcgggggtcagtactcagggGTCAGTCCTCAGGGGTCAGTACTCAGGGTCAGTCCTCGGGGGTCAGTCctcgggggtcagtactcagggGTCAGTCCTCGGGGGTCAGTCCTCAGGGGTCAGTCCTCAGGGGTCAGTCCTCAGGGTCAGTACTCAGGGGTCAGTCCTCAGGGTCAGTACTCAGGGGTCAGTCCTCAGGGGTCAGTCCTCAGGGGTCAGTCCTCAGGGGTCAGTACTCAGGGGTCAGTACTCAGGGGTCAGTACTCAGGGGTCAGTCCTCAGGGTCAGTACTCGGGGGTCAGTCCTCAGGGTCAGTCCTCAGGGTCAGTCCTCAGGGTCAGTCCTCAGGGTCAGTCCTCAGGGTCAGTCCTCAGGGTCAGTACTCGGGGGTCAGTCCTCAGGGTCAGTACTCAGGGGTCAGTCCTCAGGGGTCAGTCCTCAGGGTCAGTCCTCAGGGTCAGTCCTCAGGGTCAGTActcgggggtcagtactcagggTCAGTCCTCAGGGGTCAGTACTCAGGGTCAGTACTCAGGGTCAGTACTCAGGGGTCAGTCCTCAGGGTCAGTACTCAGGGGTCAGTCCTCAGGGGTCAGTCCTCAGGGGTCAGTACTCAGGGTCAGTACTCGGGGGTCAGTCCTCAGGGTCAGTCCTCAGGGTCAGTActcgggggtcagtactcagggGTCAGTCCTCAGGGTCAGTACTCGGGGGTCAATACTCAGGGGTCAGTCCTTAGGGGTCAGTACTCAAGAGTTGCGAGTACGATTCCCTTCCAGACTCGCCTCCATGTGTAGCGAAGAAGAGAAGATCAaagcctcctcttcatcaggaggAAGGCTCCTCATCTGATCCTCTATTGTCTTATTCATACATGAAGTATATTTACATTGTTCTCCAGACGGGTTCCTTCAGTCAAGGTTCTGTCACCACTGATCTggtccagctgtgtgtgtgtgtgcatgtgtgcatatgcgagtgtgtgtatgtgtaatgcctgtgcatgtgtgtgtgcatgtatgtatgtgtgtgtttgtgtgctgcatgtatgtgtgtgttgcatgtatgtatgtgtttgtgtgtgtgtgcatgtatgtgtgtgttgcatgtatgtatgtgtttgtgtgtgtgtgcatgtatgtatgtgtgtgttgcatgtatgtatgtgtgcatgtgtgtgtgcatgtatgtatgtgtgtgtttgtgtgtgctgcatgtatgtgtgtgttgcatgtatgtgtgtgtttgtgtgtgcatgtatgtatgtgtgtgttgcatgtatgtatgtgtgtgtttgtgtgtgtgtgcatgtatgtacactaccgttcaaaagtttgggatcacttagaaatgactttatttttcaaagaaaagcactgttttttttaataaagataacattaatcataaataccctctatacattgttaatgtggtaaatgactattcgaggtggaagtgtctggtttctaatgaaatatctccagaggtgtatagaggcccatttccatcaactatcactccagtgttctgatggtactttgtgtttgatcatcgccttagaagactaatgtctgattagaaaacccgtgcaattatgttagcacagctgaaaacggttatgctggtgatataagctatacaactggccttcctttgagcttgaagtttgtagaacacaattaatacttcaaatattaatcattatttctaaccttgtcaatgtcttgactatattttatattcatttgataaataagtgtgatttttcatggaagacacgaaattgtctgggtgatcccaaacttttgaacggtagtgtatgtatgtgtgtgtgtgcatgtatgtatgtgtgtgtgtgtgtcgctcacTGCTGGCTACTTGAACAAAGTGTCATGGCCGCCAGACACACGTCTGAAATATTTATCAGGGTCTtcacaaaaagatgaaaaataagTGAGTTTTCTTTTAACAGCTTCCAGGTTTCAGATTTgatttcatgtgtgtgtctataacggtcctcatgtgtgtgtgtctgtgtatgcctgttatgtgtgtgcctgtatgtgtgtgtctgtgtgtgtgtgtatgcctgtatgtgtgtgtatgtgtgtatgcctgtatgtgtgtgtatgtgtgtgtgtcacacggctCAGCACCTCTGTGGACCAGAGTCCACTTGGAGACGGCATCTATAAACTCAAGTGGCCCTCTGTGGATCAGAAGGGGAGGATGGAGTGATGACAGTTCACTGGAGAGCATTTAAATTTATTAGGGAAACAGAAGAATCAACTCAAACAGACTCAGTTGAACACAACATGGCGGCGACACCAGAAGAACTCAAATACAACCTGTGAACCCAGAAGAGGCTCCACCCGTCAGGTGTGGCTCCGGCCTCAGCGGCCGCAGCCGAAGGTGTTGTTCCAGTCCTCGTACAGCTCCAGGTCCTTGGGGGACACGGTGGGCCTCACGGCCTTCAGGGCCTCCTGGAAGTCCTCGTAGAGGATGGGCCTGACCTGCTCGGCGGCGATGGTGGCAATGTCGCCGAGCCGGATGCTGCGGATCGGCCCGAGCGCCGCCTCCCGGCACAGCTGCGTCATGTCGGCGCCGGAGAAGCCCTCGGTGGCGCCCACCACGAGGTCCAGCTGCCGCTCCTCCAGCCGGTTCTTCTCCTGCGCCACGAGGCGCACCACGATCtgccgccgcgccgccgcctCCGGCAGCGGGACGTACAGCCGCTTGGCCAGGCGCCGCCGCGCCGCCTCGTCGATCTCCTGCGGCCGGTTGGTGGCGCCCACCACCAGGAGGCGCTCCTCGGCCACCGTGGCCGCCCCGTCCAGCTGCACCAGGAACTCGGTCTTGATGCGGCGCGACGAGTCGTGCTCGCCGTCCGTCCGCTGAGACAGCAGCGAGTCGATCTCGTCGATGAAGATGACGGCGGGCTGGTGGCAGCGGGCGACGGCGAACAGGGCGCGCACCATCTTCTCGCCCTCGCCCACCCACTTGGAGGTGAGCGACGAGGCGCTGATGCTGAAGAAAGTGGCGCCCGACTGGCACGCGATGCATTTGCCGATCAGCGTCTTGCCGGTGCCCGGGGGCCCGAACAGCAGGATGCCTCTGGGGGGGCCGCGGAGCCCCGTGAAGATGTCGGGCCGCAGCATGGGCCACACCACGATCTCCTTGATGATGCTCTTGGCGAAGTCCAGGCCGGCGATGTCGTCCCAGGAGACCTGCGGCCCGTGGTCCATGATCTCGCTCATGATCAGCTCCACGATCCTCGGCTCAAAGTTCTTCAGACGCTCGTCCGGGAGGCGGGGCTCCGGCCCGGAGCTCcgcccctcgtcctcctcctcctcctggcgtGGGATCGGTGACACGAACTTTGAGAAGGTCCCGCGGGGCCGGTTGGCGCCCAGAGACTTCTTCAAAGTCGCCGCCATCCCCGGGGCCGGCCCCCTGTGGGGCTGCTGGGactgttgtttatgtttatcCACGATGAGCTGCTGGTGAGCCGTCTTAAAGGCGCTTCCAGCTCGCGGGTCAGGGCCGGCTTGACCTCCGTGTTGACCCCTGCCTCCATCCACGCCATCGGAGCTGTAAAAGTTCTTCCTCTTAGACGggttggaggcggaggaggactgAGGGCTGTGCGTGGCCCCTGAAGGACCAGGGTGCTGCTGCAGAGCACCTGAAGCAGACGGGTGGCCCCCGGCCTGCGGTCGGGCCGGAGGATGAcccggcctcctcctctctaaagCCACGTCAGGGTAACCGGCGCCGTGGCCGACCCCGGCTGCACATGTGGGGTTGAACAGCGCGGCCTCCGGGCCCTCCGGCCCCACAGATATGTCGGCGTCTCCCGGAGCCACGAgggcgcctcccccccccccgccgcccgcCCGGAGCATCTCCCGCACGCCGGGCAGCGCCGCCGCGCTCTGGGCGGTGAGCGCCGACTCCCAGCGGTCGCTGTGGTTCCTCTGGCTGCGGGCCAGGTGCAGCGCGCCCTCCGCGTAGTTGTTGAGGCCCGTTTGGGGGTCGTCCGAGTCCAGCACCGAGGCGTAGCGCTCCGCGTAGGTGGCGAGCAGCCGGGCCGCGCCGGCCGGAGAGAGCCGGGCGCTCGCCCATGCATACTGAATGGAGAGGAcgtgggcccggtaggcctcgGCCGTCTGCTCGGGTGTACGGCTGCCAGAGGAAATGTCAAAGGACCTCCGCTGCCACTCGTCCAGGTGTGCTCCGCTCATGCCTGGCCTGCTGCAGCCTGAAGGAGAGGGGACACGAGCATTAAAAATACATGAGCTCAGTAAAAGTACATCATCACTGATCCCGACACGGAACAGCATCTAATAAATGATATCGTGTTATAGGTACAGGCAGCCATGGCGTTAGTCCTGCACACGAGGGCCACAGCTTTTAAAATCCACAACGACACAAGGCCGGTTGTATTTAACCTGAACATGAAACGGGGGTTTCTGCACCGAGCTTCTCCAGGAGCCACAGAGAGCCTCAGTCACGTGATGGACAGCACGACACAGTGTAAACATGTCCAACGCCCTTTAACCGTGAGAACGGATCTCATCTCATGTACGTGGCTCGCTGTAACTCTGACGTTCCCTGATGTGATGTCATTTAACCGACAGGGACCGAGCTCTCAGTGCGCATGACACGCGGTTATAAACGGGTCCAAACTACGGAAAAACCTGCAGCGGACCACGGTACTGAGTAACACTTACTATCGGGGTCCTCTGAGGCTCGACAGGTTTCATCCCGGTTAAGCTGCTGTTTACTTGTTCCCGCCACTTGTTTCTGCTTCAGCTGAACGACTTCCGGTTGCGTCCCAATTCGCTCTCGGGAAAACTTAAACGTCCGTTTCAGAATCGTTTTCACCTCAAGTAGAAAACAGCAGACacggttaaatacattttatccGCTTTGGAtttacaacacatttatttatgatgACATTATGACAATAATAAAGAGCTACGCTGAGgcaaataactttttttaatgtcggAACGGTGCCTGTAACTTGTCACAACTCGGGAGCGCTGCATTTATCCCCCAGCTCCGCCCGAGAGCTGTTAAATGTGTTAATATGCCGCTTGCTTCACTTTCCACACAACACTTCCATACATTATATACGACGTTACAGTCTTACCCGGAGTGAGAAGCTTTCTGTCGAGGGATTAACTTTATTCTCCGGTATCTACCAGAGACGATGTAGGTTCAACACAAGGGTCCATCCCGCTGACTCGTAGTAAAGGTCCACGACGCCATCTTGTGGCCGAACCCACAACGCGCTTATCATAACGATTGTCGCTTTATtgtgatgcatgctgggaaatgtaGTACCAGCTTTATTGAAACTCTTAGGCACCTGACTTTCaacgaaatatatatatttttaaaggatagCTTTAGATACATTACATTTAGGataatgttttatttacttATACGGCGTAAACGACCGATTACAAGATGTATTACTCTTGTTAGTAGTGTTCGGGTGAACTACACTTCCCACAAACGCGGAGCTTTTTGTTGCCGCGGTCGACGGCGGATGACAGCGGCGGCTGAGCTCCGGAGGATCACAGAATACGCCGCCGGCGGGGAAAACAGATGCGTTTGTGCCTCAGTGTGGCTAGCTAACGTCGGGGAGCTAGTTCATATGTTTCACTATTTGATATCACTATCTCGGGTTTGACGGGAGATACCGGAAAAGTTTGCCGAACAGTTATTCGTCGTGGTTCGTTAGCCAAAAGCTCAACCGGAGACCGGACGGGACCAGCCCTGGGAGCCGGCTAGTCACACCCTTGTCTGGGGGGAGAGGACCCGGTCTGCGCAGCAACCTTACGTCGCTGTGCGCCACGTGTGCGACGGTGTGTAATTCAAGCGCACCCCAGACGGAGGGGCTAACGGCTCGTGGATATGACCGACTCATCGGCATGGTGCGGCCGGAGGAGATAACCCCGAACTGTCTGTCAGCCGGGCAGCCTCGCGCCGAGTCCGGTACTCTGACGTCACACCGCGTCCCCCGGGAGCCATGAACAGCCCGATGTTCACGTTCGTCACGCGCGACGACAACAGCTCCGTTTACGCGGAAGTCTCCAAAATCCTCCTCTCGACCGGCCAATGGAAGCGGCTGAAGAGAGACAACCCTCGGTTCAACCTGATGCTCGGCGAGCGCAACCGACTGCCCTTCGGTCGCCTGGGTACGAGCCTCATGGCCCGGGACCCGAGACACGTCCGATGAGACCCATGTTTAAAGCATGTTCAACCCATGTTCAACCCATGTTTAAAGCATGTTCAACCCATGTTTAAAGCATGTTCAACCCATGTTCAACCCATGTTTAAAGCATGTTCAACCCATGTTCAACCCATGTTTATTTCATGTTCAACCCATGTTTAAAGcatgtttatttcatgtttaaagcatgtttatttcatgtttaaagcATGTTTATTCcatgtttatttcatgtttaatcCATGTTTATTCcatgtttatttcatgtttaaagcatgtttatttcatgtttaatcCATGTTTAAAGCATGTTCAACCCATGTTTAAAGCATGTTATAGCATGTTTAACCCATGTTTAAAGCATGTTTATTCTATGTTTAATGCATGTTTATTCCATGTTTAAAGCATGTTTATTCCATGTTTAAAGCATGTTTAATCCATGTTTAATGCATGTCTAATCC is a genomic window containing:
- the fignl1 gene encoding fidgetin-like protein 1, whose product is MSGAHLDEWQRRSFDISSGSRTPEQTAEAYRAHVLSIQYAWASARLSPAGAARLLATYAERYASVLDSDDPQTGLNNYAEGALHLARSQRNHSDRWESALTAQSAAALPGVREMLRAGGGGGGGALVAPGDADISVGPEGPEAALFNPTCAAGVGHGAGYPDVALERRRPGHPPARPQAGGHPSASGALQQHPGPSGATHSPQSSSASNPSKRKNFYSSDGVDGGRGQHGGQAGPDPRAGSAFKTAHQQLIVDKHKQQSQQPHRGPAPGMAATLKKSLGANRPRGTFSKFVSPIPRQEEEEDEGRSSGPEPRLPDERLKNFEPRIVELIMSEIMDHGPQVSWDDIAGLDFAKSIIKEIVVWPMLRPDIFTGLRGPPRGILLFGPPGTGKTLIGKCIACQSGATFFSISASSLTSKWVGEGEKMVRALFAVARCHQPAVIFIDEIDSLLSQRTDGEHDSSRRIKTEFLVQLDGAATVAEERLLVVGATNRPQEIDEAARRRLAKRLYVPLPEAAARRQIVVRLVAQEKNRLEERQLDLVVGATEGFSGADMTQLCREAALGPIRSIRLGDIATIAAEQVRPILYEDFQEALKAVRPTVSPKDLELYEDWNNTFGCGR